The following proteins are encoded in a genomic region of Blastocatellia bacterium:
- a CDS encoding carboxypeptidase-like regulatory domain-containing protein, which yields MIGGLGSSCMYRSRLVIGIILLSGWLLSGWLPQTAQAAPYRGGRVEGIVVCAETGAPLSGVQVWLDRVAEPALSPRRKAVTNEAGMFVFKRVHPGHYRLYAHKSDYLLGDYLQQQQAEPGSALEIAEGSSVSHLMIRLSKGGQVSGLVLDEHGQPAADLIVKLLALTTAGDQVATVGVFTAKTDAAGRYRLHTIPPGRYVLRAERRRLAGSDAQLEFAYYPDGDSWGSAMPLEIKPGDALSDIQLMFTPHADQTVVSGTVTDALTGQPLANVRVDLVDGANLGLEVITDENGAFRLTGMSPGPCTISAHGGTAGDGYEWKLKRLVVQPGENTVHFRLNPATQVSGTVQYIGHAQAPVPGDFMVSVRVGTHARGITYTGQDTFHFTDLKAGQTQIQVGFAALQYKLAAILVDGQDVTGQTLTLQPGEKLTNVQILITDEPLAERPINP from the coding sequence TTGAAGGGATAGTTGTTTGCGCTGAGACGGGCGCGCCGCTTTCTGGCGTGCAGGTGTGGTTAGATCGAGTTGCTGAGCCGGCTTTATCGCCACGACGCAAAGCCGTGACGAACGAAGCTGGCATGTTCGTCTTCAAGCGCGTCCATCCGGGGCACTATCGGTTATATGCGCATAAGAGCGATTATCTACTCGGCGATTACTTGCAACAGCAACAGGCCGAGCCGGGAAGCGCGCTGGAAATTGCCGAAGGCTCGTCAGTGAGCCATCTCATGATTCGTCTGAGCAAGGGTGGTCAGGTCAGTGGTCTTGTGCTCGACGAGCACGGGCAGCCGGCTGCCGATCTGATCGTCAAATTGCTGGCGCTGACCACAGCCGGCGATCAGGTGGCGACGGTGGGTGTGTTCACTGCCAAAACTGACGCAGCAGGCCGCTACCGGCTGCACACCATTCCGCCCGGGCGTTACGTGCTACGGGCTGAGCGTCGCCGGCTCGCCGGCTCGGATGCCCAATTGGAATTTGCTTACTATCCCGACGGCGACTCGTGGGGATCGGCCATGCCGCTGGAGATCAAACCCGGTGATGCGCTCAGTGACATCCAACTCATGTTCACGCCTCATGCCGATCAAACCGTCGTTAGCGGCACGGTGACCGATGCGCTGACTGGACAACCATTGGCCAACGTCCGCGTTGACTTGGTTGATGGCGCCAACCTCGGCCTCGAAGTGATCACCGATGAAAACGGCGCATTCCGATTGACCGGCATGTCTCCCGGCCCTTGCACCATCTCAGCGCATGGCGGCACGGCAGGCGACGGCTATGAATGGAAACTGAAACGGCTGGTCGTTCAACCTGGAGAGAATACGGTTCACTTCCGTCTCAACCCGGCCACACAGGTGAGCGGCACCGTGCAGTACATCGGCCACGCTCAGGCGCCCGTGCCGGGCGATTTCATGGTATCCGTTCGCGTTGGCACCCACGCACGCGGCATCACCTATACCGGTCAGGACACGTTCCATTTCACCGACTTGAAAGCAGGCCAGACGCAGATTCAAGTAGGATTCGCCGCGCTGCAATACAAACTGGCAGCCATCTTGGTAGATGGTCAGGATGTCACCGGTCAGACACTGACATTGCAACCCGGCGAGAAATTAACAAACGTACAAATCCTGATCACAGACGAGCCGCTGGCCGAACGACCGATCAATCCTTAG